The following coding sequences are from one Campylobacter sp. RM16187 window:
- a CDS encoding LLM class flavin-dependent oxidoreductase, producing MKWGIFCLFENFEKNYQKAISEQINLVKHAEKIGLDEAWFAEHHFNDFSLCPSPSLLLANAIAQTTKIRLGMAGFLAPFYDTIRLSEEVATLDILSNGRINLGLAKGAFTPDSKHFKTTTENLRPKLIECAEAINLLLNSKGPVSFNGDFISFSEVDIEPKPLQNQIPTYIATFASKETIDFAAHRGWGLLLSQGVDLDECQSVVNRYKEIAGFDPEVVLLRTFFTADSDEEANERAIPAIDHFVKSMRAASSFNKSPNFDRSKYEDIIKERDYFFDGEKFFKNGIIGDVNTCIKKSLEIKKIIKNVHIALKPLGVSEAENIEQLDIFVNKIRKKVDKRSI from the coding sequence ATGAAATGGGGAATATTTTGTCTATTTGAAAATTTTGAAAAAAACTATCAAAAGGCAATTTCAGAGCAGATAAATTTAGTCAAACATGCTGAAAAAATAGGTCTGGACGAGGCTTGGTTCGCAGAGCATCATTTTAACGACTTTAGTCTATGCCCTTCACCATCGCTGTTACTTGCTAACGCTATTGCTCAGACAACAAAAATTCGCCTAGGTATGGCTGGTTTTTTGGCGCCTTTTTATGACACCATAAGGCTTAGCGAGGAGGTGGCGACGTTAGATATTTTAAGCAATGGCCGGATAAACTTAGGTCTTGCCAAGGGGGCTTTCACGCCTGACTCTAAGCATTTTAAAACAACTACTGAAAATTTGAGACCAAAACTAATAGAGTGTGCCGAGGCTATAAATTTACTTCTAAATTCAAAAGGACCCGTTAGTTTCAATGGTGATTTCATAAGTTTTTCAGAGGTGGATATAGAACCAAAACCATTGCAAAATCAGATTCCAACCTATATAGCGACTTTCGCTTCAAAGGAAACGATTGATTTTGCAGCTCATAGAGGATGGGGACTGCTACTGTCTCAAGGAGTAGATCTTGATGAGTGCCAAAGCGTAGTGAATAGATATAAAGAAATTGCCGGATTTGATCCTGAAGTTGTTTTACTAAGAACATTTTTTACCGCAGATAGCGATGAAGAAGCGAACGAAAGAGCTATTCCGGCGATAGATCACTTTGTAAAATCTATGCGCGCGGCATCTTCTTTTAATAAATCTCCAAATTTCGATAGGTCAAAATACGAAGATATTATTAAAGAGAGAGATTATTTCTTTGACGGAGAAAAATTCTTTAAAAACGGCATAATCGGAGATGTAAATACATGTATAAAAAAGTCTCTTGAGATCAAAAAAATAATCAAAAATGTCCATATCGCACTTAAGCCACTAGGAGTGAGTGAAGCTGAAAATATTGAGCAACTAGATATATTTGTAAATAAAATCCGCAAGAAAGTGGATAAAAGGAGTATATAA
- the recJ gene encoding single-stranded-DNA-specific exonuclease RecJ, whose product MLSKSDIRELLNQRFSKDLHKRLSEIPMPCMLKDIYKGANRIKEAIENREKIVIVGDYDVDGVVSSVIMAEFFDDLGVSDYFVRIPNRFSDGYGLNGQIVEELKDVNLIITVDNGISANEAAEICKKRGIDLIITDHHMPPEVLPEAYAIINPKQKDCTFPNIEICGAQVAWYMVGALKDVLKIEYDMAKFLDLLAIAIIADMMELRDMNRMLVRLGVNKLNSSDRAAFTAIKQFYGKEKFECDDISFLIAPLINASGRMDDAINSFNFLHTKNIDKANDYLDMIVEFNNSRKEEERTLYESSLKDVSHEDRIIVTWGKDWHEGVIGIVASRLAKHFKRPAIVFSIDENRAKGSARSVGKLDILSLIAQHENLLDGYGGHKGAAGIVIDPNNLEAFKMAINQTCFLMDIHEFINSDELLGEIDANEIDFELLEILEYFEPYGQKNPRPLFRLNGVSVKNHKLIGREQNHLKLILQKDNKCLEALFFNFTRHPHIGDSIDIVVSISKNSFRGLVTPQLLVKEIV is encoded by the coding sequence TTACAAGGGCGCAAATCGCATAAAAGAGGCGATTGAAAATAGAGAGAAAATTGTCATAGTGGGTGACTATGATGTGGATGGTGTAGTTTCTAGTGTAATAATGGCCGAGTTTTTCGATGATTTGGGAGTAAGCGATTATTTTGTGCGTATTCCAAATCGATTTAGCGACGGATATGGATTAAACGGTCAAATTGTCGAAGAACTAAAAGACGTAAATCTTATTATTACAGTAGATAACGGAATATCGGCAAATGAAGCTGCTGAAATTTGTAAAAAACGTGGAATCGATCTTATTATAACAGATCATCATATGCCGCCTGAGGTTTTACCTGAGGCTTATGCGATAATTAATCCAAAGCAGAAAGATTGCACCTTTCCTAATATAGAAATTTGCGGTGCGCAAGTGGCTTGGTATATGGTAGGTGCGCTAAAAGATGTGTTAAAAATAGAGTATGATATGGCCAAATTTTTAGATCTTTTAGCTATCGCAATAATTGCTGATATGATGGAGCTTAGGGATATGAACCGTATGCTTGTGCGTCTTGGAGTTAATAAATTAAATAGCTCGGATCGTGCCGCATTTACCGCTATTAAGCAATTTTACGGGAAAGAGAAATTTGAGTGCGATGATATAAGTTTTTTAATAGCTCCGCTTATAAATGCATCAGGTAGAATGGATGATGCGATAAATTCTTTTAATTTTTTGCATACAAAAAACATAGATAAGGCAAATGATTATCTTGATATGATAGTTGAATTTAATAATTCTAGAAAAGAGGAGGAGCGCACACTCTATGAGAGTTCTTTAAAGGATGTTAGCCATGAGGATCGCATCATAGTAACATGGGGTAAGGATTGGCATGAGGGTGTTATAGGTATCGTCGCAAGTCGTCTTGCTAAGCACTTTAAAAGACCCGCTATAGTATTTAGTATAGATGAAAATCGTGCAAAGGGTAGCGCAAGAAGTGTCGGAAAGCTCGATATTTTATCTTTAATAGCTCAGCACGAGAACTTGCTTGACGGATATGGCGGTCACAAAGGCGCAGCAGGTATTGTTATAGACCCAAATAATCTAGAGGCTTTTAAAATGGCTATAAACCAAACTTGTTTTTTGATGGATATACATGAATTTATAAATTCCGATGAGCTTTTAGGAGAGATAGATGCAAACGAGATTGATTTCGAGCTGCTTGAAATTTTAGAGTATTTTGAGCCTTACGGACAAAAAAATCCTCGTCCTTTATTTAGATTAAATGGAGTCTCGGTAAAAAATCATAAACTAATAGGCAGAGAACAAAATCACTTAAAACTTATATTACAAAAGGATAACAAATGCCTTGAGGCGTTGTTTTTTAACTTTACAAGACATCCTCATATAGGTGATAGTATCGATATAGTGGTATCTATATCTAAAAATTCCTTTAGAGGGCTTGTGACACCTCAGCTTTTAGTAAAAGAGATTGTGTAG